The sequence TCAGTTCGAAGCGTCTCAGGTAGAGGCACGGTTCTGTCTTTTTTCCCTTTACCATCATGAACCGTTAGGATACCCGCATCAAAATTAAAATTATTGACCCGAAGATTCAGACACTCAAACAAACGGAGGCCGCAGCCATAGAGCAGCTTTACCATAAGACTGTACGGATATGGCAACATTTTGATTATGCTGTCTATTTCTTCTCTGGATAAAACAACAGGGATATAGGGTTTTCTTTTGGCTCGGACAACACCGTCAATTTTGCCAAAGTCCTTTTTCAGAATATTTCGGAAGAAGAACAAGAGAGAATTAAAAGCCTGATTCTGAGATGAAGCAGAGACTTTTTGTTTAACCGCTAAGAAGGTTAAAAATTCTTTTACGTCTGAAGCCGATAATGTTTCCGGATTTTTGCTTTTAGTGAAGTGCTGAAATTTCCGGACCCATATCACATAAGACTTCAGGGTTTTAGGTGAATAGTGTCTGACCTTTATCTCATTGTTTAATTCAAGGAAAATGTTTTGCCAATTACAATTAGTTTCTCCTTTGTTAATTTCTGGTTTTACGTTAAAATCATATGGATACTGTTTCCGAAAAGGAGCATTTACATGAATCTGATGTTTTGAATTTGATACAATATCCTTGATTCCGGGATTTTGTTGTGCTATTGTAGCCAAAACCATTCTAATATCAGGCTGTTGACTGACCAATTCGTAAAAAAGGCGGATTGCCTCATGTGCCTGTTTCTGCTGTACCCCGGATTGCTTCTTTTCTTTGAGTTTTTTTAAGAAATTAGGAAGGCTGCCTGGACTTAGGGAAGATAATTGATATTTATAGCAGTAATCCAAATAAAATCTTAACCATTTTTTATAATAATTGTGGGATGGTAAAGGTATATTTTTCTTGGAGAGGAAAGAGCCAAAGCTTGTAATTATGCCATCGGGTATTTTTAGCACTTGGAGTTATCCTGATAGCAGTGTATTATTCAATATTGAGTGATATACTGTTAGAAAACTCTTTAAAATATCAAGGAAGGTTTGTCAAGGCTTTTTTTCGGAGATATGCTGGTCAGTACAATAACTTGTTAGGAGAAAAATATGAAACTTATTATCATACTTTCCATAGCTACATTAATATTCTTAGTTATTGGATATCGCCTTAAGTCATGGCAAATTATTGGATACTCTTTTCTTTGCCTTCTTGCCGGTGTATTTCTTCAATTTTTAGAACAACACCCCGAAGTAAAGGTATCAAGCCCATACCTAGCGTTAGAAAAGCAAGTCCAATCAGTTGATTCATCTCTGAAAAAGGTAGCCACAAAACAAGAAGACATTGGAGTAACACAAAAACAACTCCAAAAAATAGTAACAACATTGACAAAAATGATACTTGTTGTTGAAGACGGAGTCGGTAAGTTTGGAGACAACAGGCCACAAAGAGACAAATTACTTCAAGAATATAAAAAAGAGATACAATCGCTAATCCCAAGGGAATTTTCAAAAGGTCTAAATCGTGACATTGAATCATTGTATAAAACCCCCTAGCATAATTAAAGGAGAACCCATAAAATGATTACTCCAAACCAAGAATGGCAAGAACTTTGTAAAGAATTTGACATTGCACGAGACGAATTGTTAAGAACTTACCATGTCGTAACTCAAAAATTTACATCAATGAAGGATAACCCAACAAAAGAAGAAGCAAGAGCATTTAATATAGCCAGTTCTAAGTTGGACGATATAGACCGCCGAATGCGTGAATTTGTCGAGAGAAATACCTAACTATTCTGTTGAAAATGCGAAGTCATTTCTGTTGTCCAAGAATGATAAATATCCAGTATCTTTTTTGATTCTTCATAAATGAGACTGCCAACATTGGGAAGCCCATAAGCAATGGCTTTGTGAATCTCCATTTTTTCTGGCAATATTCGCTTAACTTCTTCAATAAATTTTTTTGAATAATGAATCATAAATACCTCCTAACCAGTCGTTGCACCTGATATTTTTTTCGCTTGCGCTTCAAAAATACTAGGTGAACTCTTTGTTAACCCCCATCTAACTCAAATAATAAATAAATGGAGGTGCATTATGCCAAAATCTTATTACGAAGATGTTAACAATGTAATAATATTAATCTCAGGACAAGATGACTACTCTTGCCTAGAATGTGATTTACGTACTGGTTCGTTTCAAGAAATCATTAACCACTACCTCAAACATGAATATAAATTGTTACACATTGGTACAGAAGGCAGTGCCAAAGGCGACTATCCAACATTTGAAACGGCTGCATATCT is a genomic window of Thermodesulfobacteriota bacterium containing:
- a CDS encoding integron integrase; this translates as MLKIPDGIITSFGSFLSKKNIPLPSHNYYKKWLRFYLDYCYKYQLSSLSPGSLPNFLKKLKEKKQSGVQQKQAHEAIRLFYELVSQQPDIRMVLATIAQQNPGIKDIVSNSKHQIHVNAPFRKQYPYDFNVKPEINKGETNCNWQNIFLELNNEIKVRHYSPKTLKSYVIWVRKFQHFTKSKNPETLSASDVKEFLTFLAVKQKVSASSQNQAFNSLLFFFRNILKKDFGKIDGVVRAKRKPYIPVVLSREEIDSIIKMLPYPYSLMVKLLYGCGLRLFECLNLRVNNFNFDAGILTVHDGKGKKDRTVPLPETLRTELQSHLERVKKLHQKDLKEGYAGVFMMSQMEKKYKNASKEFVWQWFFPAKALTYISDTDEFKRYHHHETHVQRAIKKAVNKAQLTKRASAHTFRHSFATHLLQANYDIRTIQELLGHTDVRTTMIYTHCVPGRTHKEMKSPLDF